In the Deltaproteobacteria bacterium genome, one interval contains:
- a CDS encoding AbrB family transcriptional regulator, which produces MLAGTVSSKGQVTIPKEIRKILKVGPSDKVVFTPLGEGKALITSANRPASDIFGILKHRKLEGPVSIDEMELAIKNRQIGRGKA; this is translated from the coding sequence ATGTTGGCAGGTACAGTATCATCAAAGGGTCAGGTGACCATTCCGAAAGAAATCCGTAAAATTCTCAAGGTAGGACCGTCTGACAAGGTCGTTTTTACACCGCTTGGCGAAGGAAAGGCCTTGATTACGAGCGCCAACAGGCCGGCTTCAGACATTTTTGGCATACTCAAGCACCGGAAACTCGAAGGGCCTGTTTCAATTGACGAGATGGAACTTGCTATCAAGAATCGACAGATCGGGAGAGGCAAGGCGTGA
- a CDS encoding beta-N-acetylhexosaminidase has protein sequence MMTNKKAPLGQLLMIGIPGTDLDPESLLLIREHGVGNFILFTRNVRGGPDQTKELCDDLNEACADAGLPPPLIAVDQEGGPVQRLAPPFWPGILSNQEVALSKNPETQVNIQAETAAKILDSLGIRLNMAPVLDLAPAGTEGILKGRSYGPDPQEVSILGEKYIRTLQANGVGATAKHFPGIGRAGKDPHFQRPVVTAPRKTLMHEMSPFRASVEAGVKAVMTSHVVFTALDPDEPATFSKIIVNELLRRELGFQGLLLTDDLEMGGITGHGSLGEAAVRAILAGHDLLLICHRFQRIREALDSLEKAWSQGVLDTGKLDLSLTRKMLSFEC, from the coding sequence ATGATGACGAATAAAAAGGCCCCTTTGGGCCAGTTGCTGATGATAGGCATACCAGGCACGGATCTGGATCCGGAAAGCCTTTTACTTATAAGAGAGCATGGAGTAGGAAACTTCATCCTCTTTACAAGAAACGTAAGGGGAGGTCCTGACCAGACAAAGGAACTCTGCGATGACCTTAATGAGGCCTGCGCCGATGCCGGACTTCCTCCACCCCTGATAGCTGTTGATCAGGAAGGAGGACCTGTCCAGAGACTTGCTCCCCCTTTTTGGCCGGGAATTCTTTCCAACCAGGAAGTGGCTCTATCCAAAAATCCGGAGACCCAGGTCAATATCCAGGCAGAGACCGCTGCAAAGATCCTTGATTCTCTGGGAATAAGGCTCAATATGGCGCCTGTACTGGATCTGGCTCCAGCCGGGACCGAAGGTATCCTGAAAGGCCGTTCCTATGGGCCTGATCCCCAAGAAGTATCAATCCTTGGAGAAAAGTATATCCGGACACTGCAGGCCAACGGAGTAGGAGCCACTGCCAAACACTTCCCGGGCATAGGTCGTGCTGGAAAAGATCCCCATTTTCAGCGACCCGTGGTCACTGCCCCGAGGAAGACATTGATGCATGAGATGTCCCCATTTCGCGCGAGTGTAGAGGCAGGCGTCAAGGCCGTAATGACCTCTCACGTGGTGTTTACCGCACTGGACCCGGATGAGCCCGCCACCTTTTCAAAGATCATAGTAAATGAACTCCTCCGCCGTGAGTTGGGTTTTCAGGGTCTATTGCTGACCGACGATCTTGAGATGGGGGGAATTACCGGTCACGGCTCCTTGGGCGAGGCAGCGGTAAGGGCGATTCTGGCGGGGCATGATCTCCTGCTGATTTGTCACAGGTTCCAAAGGATAAGAGAGGCATTAGACTCATTAGAAAAAGCCTGGTCCCAGGGCGTACTTGATACCGGAAAACTGGACCTGAGCCTTACGCGGAAAATGTTGAGTTTTGAATGTTGA
- a CDS encoding twitching motility protein, producing MKQADLDSILTRMISVHPRISDLNFTVGRPCQIVADGRLHPVVMDNIVTGQLVPFQTEQMALALMNDDRRLLVDLFRHGSCDLSYYLPDGPRFRVNVFSQRGVYSIAMRKLESEVPTIESLGLPDCFRAMAREKNGIILFTGATGTGKTTSLATILDEINRSEHLHVITLEDPIEFVHHHKKATFNQRELGKDFDAFASGLRAALRQAPHVILVGEIRDRETVDVALNAAETGHLVFSTLHTISASNTINRILGMYTSEEEHQVRFRLADSLRWVVGQRLLPKIKGGRAAIFEIMRNNIRVKDSIINGESEGKTFYEIIKNGQSYNMQTFDQNIVRLFEQGVIDEETSMAYASSRASVRQGIDQVKARRGEKTSDIDELSIDMDWGKSI from the coding sequence ATGAAACAGGCAGACCTGGATTCAATTTTAACCAGGATGATCAGTGTCCACCCAAGGATATCTGATCTGAACTTTACAGTAGGCCGGCCATGTCAGATAGTAGCGGATGGCAGGCTTCATCCTGTTGTCATGGATAATATAGTCACAGGTCAGCTGGTCCCTTTCCAGACAGAGCAAATGGCTCTGGCCTTAATGAACGATGACCGGCGCCTCTTGGTGGACCTGTTTCGCCACGGCTCGTGTGACCTGTCCTACTATTTGCCTGACGGCCCCAGATTTCGCGTAAATGTGTTTTCCCAAAGAGGGGTATACAGCATTGCAATGCGCAAACTGGAAAGCGAGGTCCCTACTATTGAGAGTCTAGGATTGCCGGATTGCTTCAGGGCAATGGCCAGGGAAAAAAATGGGATAATACTGTTTACAGGTGCCACCGGAACCGGCAAGACCACGTCTCTTGCCACCATTTTGGACGAGATCAACAGGAGTGAGCATCTCCATGTGATCACCCTGGAGGATCCAATTGAATTCGTGCATCATCATAAAAAGGCGACTTTTAACCAGAGGGAACTCGGCAAGGACTTCGATGCCTTTGCGAGCGGATTGAGAGCGGCCCTGCGCCAGGCACCTCATGTGATACTGGTTGGAGAAATTCGTGACAGAGAGACAGTGGATGTGGCCCTTAACGCTGCAGAGACAGGTCATCTCGTATTCAGCACCCTTCATACGATAAGCGCCAGCAACACAATCAATCGTATTTTAGGTATGTACACATCAGAAGAAGAGCATCAGGTCAGGTTCCGCCTGGCGGATTCGCTGCGCTGGGTGGTGGGACAGAGACTGCTGCCCAAAATAAAGGGGGGAAGGGCGGCCATCTTTGAAATCATGCGGAATAACATCCGTGTCAAGGATTCCATCATAAACGGAGAAAGCGAAGGAAAGACATTCTACGAGATCATAAAAAATGGTCAGTCATATAATATGCAGACCTTTGACCAGAATATTGTCCGGCTTTTCGAACAAGGTGTTATTGACGAAGAGACATCTATGGCTTATGCCAGCAGCCGGGCAAGCGTGCGCCAGGGAATTGATCAGGTCAAGGCCAGGAGAGGTGAGAAGACATCCGATATTGATGAATTGAGCATAGATATGGACTGGGGAAAATCCATATAA
- the priA gene encoding primosomal protein N': MSDEDFPLAVCKTPAELDSPGSNQLIDVIVPLPIYRALTYILPGDTLFPPKSGRVLVPVSGRNMVGMAWGAPVKKPPPVDFKKVIRILDQSPLLPESLIGFLEWTSSYYFHPIGQVIAESLPPGLLSARNRRISQISNGLPRKGDCRPEFLPWTSEIPLQLTWEQEESVNAVCDAISTRTYHPILVHGVTGSGKTEVYIRAAEACVRQNRSVLVLVPEIAMTTQAVGWFVSRFGDEVTVLHSGLTEAQRRDQWFRIREGKSRIVVGTRSAIFAPLSDIGLIVVDEEHDPSYKQSEKLRYQARDLALLRGRMSDATVILGSATPSVSSFMNTLTGKYQLITMKKRVAGRPLPEVVIVDRREKEKGDRYQKSESARPEWLSKELIEAARDTLERGEQVLLFLNRRGFATYVFCPDCGYVFRCPHCEVTLTWHRGDRRLKGGKDGVLRCHYCGMESAALPVCPQCAGQAVKAFGYGTERIAADLKGLFPGARIARLDRDTVRTRRHMEEVILDFRKGRLDVLVGTQMITKGHDFPGLTLVGILWADLSLNFPEYHAAERTFQLLAQVAGRAGRGKRPGRVLIQTWLPDHYVLKCAVTHDFKAFFEKESGFRKALGYPPFARLINLRFSGRKKARVCNTADNAARLARKLAIGIRGRSQVEVLGPAPAPRAKIKDRYRWQVLLKSASLSDLRALYSGLLSRKADIIPSGVRMEVDVDPYGLL; this comes from the coding sequence ATGAGTGATGAAGATTTTCCCCTGGCCGTGTGCAAGACACCTGCTGAGCTCGATTCTCCAGGCAGCAATCAGCTTATAGATGTTATAGTGCCACTGCCCATATACAGGGCGCTTACATATATCTTGCCGGGAGATACCCTTTTCCCCCCTAAAAGCGGCCGGGTCCTGGTTCCCGTAAGTGGCAGAAACATGGTGGGAATGGCATGGGGAGCCCCTGTAAAGAAGCCGCCTCCCGTGGATTTTAAAAAGGTTATAAGGATACTTGACCAGAGTCCTCTCTTGCCTGAATCACTTATCGGTTTTCTCGAGTGGACCTCCTCATACTATTTTCATCCCATAGGACAGGTCATAGCAGAGTCTTTGCCTCCGGGTCTCTTGTCTGCCCGGAATCGACGCATATCCCAAATCAGTAACGGTCTGCCGAGAAAGGGGGACTGCCGGCCGGAGTTTCTGCCCTGGACATCTGAGATTCCCTTGCAACTCACCTGGGAACAGGAAGAATCGGTCAATGCCGTTTGTGATGCCATTTCCACCAGGACCTATCACCCCATACTTGTGCACGGAGTGACTGGAAGCGGGAAGACAGAGGTCTATATTCGGGCCGCCGAGGCGTGCGTCAGGCAAAACCGAAGCGTATTGGTGCTGGTGCCTGAGATAGCCATGACCACGCAGGCAGTGGGCTGGTTTGTCTCCAGGTTTGGTGATGAGGTAACAGTGCTTCACAGCGGTCTGACAGAGGCCCAGAGAAGGGATCAGTGGTTCAGGATAAGAGAGGGAAAGAGCAGAATAGTTGTCGGTACACGATCCGCCATTTTTGCCCCCTTATCCGATATAGGTCTCATTGTAGTGGACGAGGAGCACGATCCCTCGTACAAGCAGTCAGAAAAACTCCGATACCAGGCAAGGGACCTGGCCCTGCTGCGCGGCCGGATGTCAGATGCAACGGTGATACTGGGGTCTGCCACTCCATCTGTATCCAGTTTTATGAACACCCTTACCGGCAAGTACCAGCTGATTACCATGAAAAAACGAGTGGCCGGGCGGCCTCTTCCCGAGGTAGTGATAGTGGACCGCAGGGAAAAAGAGAAAGGGGACCGATATCAAAAGTCGGAATCAGCAAGACCTGAATGGCTCTCCAAAGAACTTATAGAGGCTGCAAGGGATACCTTGGAAAGAGGCGAGCAGGTCCTTCTGTTTCTCAACAGGCGGGGTTTTGCAACCTATGTTTTCTGTCCTGATTGCGGATACGTGTTCAGGTGTCCGCACTGTGAGGTCACGCTCACGTGGCACCGCGGAGATAGAAGACTAAAGGGCGGGAAAGACGGGGTGCTCCGCTGTCACTACTGCGGGATGGAGTCGGCTGCCCTGCCGGTATGCCCGCAATGCGCGGGGCAGGCGGTCAAGGCCTTCGGTTATGGCACCGAAAGGATCGCAGCCGATCTCAAAGGGCTTTTCCCCGGTGCCAGGATCGCAAGACTTGACAGGGATACCGTACGAACCCGAAGGCATATGGAGGAGGTCATCCTTGATTTCCGGAAAGGGCGTCTTGATGTACTTGTGGGTACGCAGATGATCACCAAGGGTCATGACTTCCCCGGCCTTACCCTTGTAGGTATATTATGGGCGGATTTATCCCTGAATTTCCCCGAATATCACGCGGCCGAGAGGACTTTCCAGCTCCTTGCCCAGGTGGCAGGCAGGGCTGGCCGGGGGAAACGGCCGGGCAGGGTATTGATTCAGACGTGGCTGCCCGATCATTATGTTCTGAAATGTGCGGTTACCCATGACTTCAAAGCCTTTTTTGAAAAGGAATCCGGGTTTAGAAAGGCCCTGGGGTATCCGCCTTTTGCGCGGCTGATTAATCTCCGATTCTCAGGCCGGAAAAAGGCCCGGGTCTGCAATACAGCAGATAATGCGGCAAGATTGGCAAGGAAACTGGCAATAGGTATCAGGGGAAGGTCTCAGGTCGAGGTCCTGGGGCCCGCTCCGGCACCCAGAGCGAAAATCAAAGACCGTTACCGGTGGCAGGTACTCCTTAAATCCGCATCGCTTTCGGATTTAAGGGCGCTGTACTCCGGTCTTCTGTCAAGGAAAGCGGACATTATCCCTTCCGGCGTGAGAATGGAAGTGGATGTGGATCCGTACGGCCTGCTTTGA
- the uppP gene encoding undecaprenyl-diphosphatase UppP produces MITTEALFLGILQGVTEFLPVSSSGHLVLAEYFLGLKDTSIAFDVTLHLGTLISVLLYFWQDWSGMAKSLVPGKTSKKGDRRLLFLVLIGTVPGALLGYFLEGAASTAFRSPWIVVATLSGFALFLWLAERLASHKRSFKKFGWKDAISVGTAQALAIVPGVSRSGITMTIALFLGFERRAAARFSFLLSAPIIAGAGLYEGLKLWQDGFGTLGMDFLWGFIAAGLSGYLVIAFLMRHLARHTFYPFVYYRLILALIVAAAIKMGGL; encoded by the coding sequence ATGATCACTACAGAGGCCTTATTTCTTGGGATCCTTCAGGGCGTTACCGAGTTTTTGCCAGTGTCCAGCTCCGGCCATCTCGTTCTGGCCGAGTATTTTCTGGGTCTCAAGGATACCTCCATTGCTTTTGATGTCACCCTGCATCTGGGCACCTTGATCTCGGTCCTTTTATATTTTTGGCAGGACTGGTCAGGCATGGCAAAATCTCTGGTCCCTGGAAAAACGTCAAAAAAGGGAGACAGACGGCTTCTTTTCCTCGTCCTGATAGGCACTGTACCGGGAGCCCTTCTGGGTTACTTCCTGGAAGGGGCTGCTTCCACTGCATTCCGTTCCCCGTGGATAGTGGTGGCAACCCTTTCCGGATTTGCCCTGTTCCTGTGGTTGGCAGAACGCCTGGCATCCCATAAGCGCAGTTTTAAAAAATTCGGCTGGAAAGATGCCATTAGCGTTGGAACAGCGCAGGCCCTTGCCATCGTGCCCGGTGTCTCAAGGAGCGGGATAACCATGACAATAGCACTATTTTTGGGGTTTGAAAGGAGGGCCGCGGCCCGCTTCTCGTTTCTGCTCTCCGCCCCCATAATTGCAGGAGCAGGTTTATATGAAGGACTTAAGCTTTGGCAGGATGGTTTTGGGACTCTGGGCATGGACTTTCTCTGGGGCTTTATTGCTGCAGGCCTTTCCGGATACTTAGTCATAGCCTTTTTGATGCGCCACCTTGCCAGGCACACATTTTATCCCTTTGTATATTACCGTTTGATACTGGCTCTGATAGTGGCTGCGGCCATTAAAATGGGAGGACTATAG
- a CDS encoding peptidase S1, translated as MVGFISKCILFYAFAAVFLSPLSCMGLTKDERHTVNLCRKLSKGVVNVTSTAIAPDFYLDPVPHKGSGSGFILDYHGHVLTNYHVVSDVHSIEVVLSNGCKWPARLVGTDSETDLAMLELRAPQRELESLDPMQLAATKPGIGQKVFALGNPFGTGYTVSQGVISSIGRSISRPDGRVVHDVIQTDISINPGTSGGPLIDSSGRVIGINTLIFSPSRHILGMGFAISSETIEWVASQLISKGYVARAWLGANLQNVTPALARLLDLPVEKGAIVMNVVPGGPAARGGIKGSEKELRLGNRLYPAGGDIIVAIDGEEVTSYATAIRILLTKEPEEEVLVSIYRGERLRRLKIRLGKKP; from the coding sequence GTGGTCGGATTCATTTCAAAATGTATCCTATTCTATGCTTTCGCTGCTGTCTTTCTGAGTCCTTTGTCCTGCATGGGACTCACGAAAGACGAACGGCATACTGTCAATCTCTGCAGGAAACTCTCAAAAGGGGTCGTAAACGTAACCAGCACAGCGATTGCGCCCGACTTTTACCTGGATCCGGTACCTCACAAAGGTTCAGGCTCCGGGTTTATCCTGGATTATCACGGACACGTCTTAACAAATTATCACGTTGTCAGTGACGTGCACTCCATTGAAGTTGTCTTGTCTAACGGCTGCAAGTGGCCTGCCAGGCTAGTAGGAACCGATAGTGAAACCGATCTTGCAATGCTCGAGTTGCGGGCGCCTCAAAGGGAACTTGAATCCCTGGACCCGATGCAACTTGCAGCTACAAAGCCCGGCATAGGCCAGAAGGTCTTTGCGCTGGGGAATCCTTTCGGAACAGGATACACAGTGTCACAGGGCGTGATCAGTTCCATCGGACGCAGTATTTCCAGACCTGACGGACGTGTAGTCCACGACGTAATCCAGACTGATATATCCATAAATCCAGGCACTTCCGGTGGACCGCTCATTGATTCATCCGGCAGGGTAATCGGGATAAATACTTTGATATTCAGTCCCTCAAGACATATCCTTGGAATGGGATTTGCTATTTCCTCTGAGACCATTGAATGGGTGGCCTCACAGCTTATTTCCAAAGGCTACGTGGCGCGTGCCTGGCTGGGGGCGAACCTGCAGAATGTCACCCCGGCCCTGGCCAGGCTTCTTGATTTGCCGGTTGAAAAAGGGGCTATTGTGATGAATGTGGTACCCGGAGGTCCTGCTGCCAGGGGAGGTATAAAAGGGAGTGAGAAGGAGCTCCGCCTCGGGAATCGTCTCTACCCTGCAGGAGGAGACATTATTGTTGCCATTGACGGCGAAGAAGTAACATCATATGCTACGGCAATCCGGATACTACTGACCAAAGAGCCTGAAGAAGAAGTTCTGGTCTCGATTTACCGTGGAGAGCGTTTAAGACGCCTCAAGATCCGTTTGGGGAAGAAGCCGTGA
- the ade gene encoding adenine deaminase — translation MNPSLGEIIRFGRGEEAAELLLKNGKVVNVFTGEILRADVAVAKGIITGVGEGYEAINVLDLSGKYVCPGFIDGHLHIESTMLSPYQFARAVVPRGTTAVVCDPHEIANVLGLEGIRYMLEASEGLPLTVFVMASSCVPATHLETAGAALSAQDLAPLFDQPRVIGLAEMMNFPGVLHRLPDVLAKLEITTQRGLPIDGHCPGLTGRDLQAYVASGISSDHECTGPEEAREKLRAGMYLFIREGTTVRNLTELLPVVTAHNARRCLFVTDDRHPKDLMDLGHMDYSVRLAVQEGLDPVTAIQMVTLNPAERFRLYDRGAVAPGYRADLVILDDLKDFSVEKVFSKGRLVAENNSPLFGAPQKSCVVSSSINVVSEGLSLEIPVQGERIRVIGVVEGQIVTEALELPARHRNGLAVADVDQDILKLAVIERHRATGNIGLGFVKGIGLKKGALAGTVAHDSHNLIVVGTNDADMTAAAHAVIEVGGGLAAVAGKELLTRMSLPIAGLMSEAPFEIVRKEMDDLLSAASALGSHLENPFMTLSFLALPVIPALKLTDLGLVDVNKFAFVSLFV, via the coding sequence ATGAATCCGAGTTTAGGCGAGATCATCCGTTTTGGACGGGGCGAGGAAGCAGCGGAACTGTTGCTCAAAAACGGCAAGGTGGTCAATGTCTTCACAGGCGAGATACTCCGGGCCGACGTGGCCGTGGCCAAAGGAATCATCACAGGTGTTGGCGAAGGATACGAAGCAATTAATGTCCTGGATCTTTCAGGCAAGTATGTCTGCCCAGGCTTTATTGACGGCCACCTTCACATCGAGAGCACGATGCTCTCACCTTATCAGTTCGCCCGAGCCGTGGTTCCAAGAGGCACGACTGCCGTTGTCTGCGATCCCCACGAGATCGCAAACGTCCTGGGGCTCGAAGGTATCCGCTATATGCTGGAGGCCAGCGAAGGCCTGCCTCTCACAGTCTTTGTTATGGCATCTTCCTGTGTTCCCGCCACCCATCTGGAAACAGCAGGAGCAGCGCTGTCTGCACAGGATCTGGCCCCCCTTTTTGACCAGCCGCGGGTAATAGGCCTGGCAGAGATGATGAACTTTCCGGGCGTGCTTCATCGCCTTCCGGATGTTTTGGCCAAGCTGGAAATTACCACCCAGCGGGGCCTGCCCATTGATGGACACTGTCCAGGGCTCACCGGCCGTGATCTGCAGGCGTATGTAGCTTCAGGCATAAGCTCAGACCACGAATGTACCGGGCCTGAAGAGGCACGGGAGAAGCTTCGTGCAGGGATGTACCTCTTTATCCGCGAGGGAACCACTGTACGCAACCTGACCGAACTGTTGCCGGTGGTTACGGCTCATAACGCCCGCCGATGCCTCTTTGTGACAGACGACAGACATCCAAAGGATTTAATGGATCTCGGCCACATGGACTATTCTGTCCGCCTGGCAGTGCAGGAAGGGTTGGATCCTGTTACTGCCATTCAGATGGTAACCCTGAACCCTGCGGAACGCTTTCGCCTTTATGACAGGGGTGCAGTGGCCCCCGGATACCGCGCCGATCTGGTAATACTGGATGATTTGAAGGATTTCTCTGTGGAAAAGGTCTTCAGCAAAGGTCGCCTGGTGGCTGAAAATAACAGCCCGTTATTTGGTGCCCCGCAAAAGTCATGCGTTGTCTCCTCTTCTATAAATGTTGTTTCAGAGGGCCTGAGCCTTGAGATCCCGGTTCAGGGAGAGCGGATCCGCGTTATCGGAGTGGTTGAAGGGCAGATCGTAACCGAGGCATTAGAACTGCCTGCAAGACATAGAAACGGTCTTGCCGTGGCCGACGTAGACCAGGATATCCTCAAACTCGCAGTTATCGAAAGACATCGTGCCACAGGCAACATAGGTCTGGGTTTTGTCAAGGGTATAGGCCTGAAAAAAGGCGCCTTGGCCGGCACAGTGGCCCACGACTCTCACAACCTCATAGTAGTAGGCACTAACGATGCTGACATGACCGCTGCTGCCCATGCGGTAATCGAGGTGGGAGGCGGCCTTGCGGCAGTTGCCGGCAAAGAGTTGCTGACAAGAATGTCCTTGCCGATTGCCGGCCTCATGTCAGAGGCCCCTTTTGAGATTGTACGCAAAGAGATGGATGATCTTCTGTCAGCGGCCTCTGCCCTGGGAAGTCACCTGGAGAATCCCTTCATGACATTGAGTTTTCTGGCTTTGCCGGTTATCCCTGCGCTGAAGCTGACCGACCTCGGCCTGGTGGATGTGAATAAGTTCGCATTTGTGTCTCTTTTCGTATAG
- the galU gene encoding UTP--glucose-1-phosphate uridylyltransferase: MKVRKAVVPVAGLGTRFLPATKAIPKEMLTVVDRPTIQYIVEEIVASGIKEVVLVTASGKSAIEDHFDYSFELETFLAQKGKMDLLREVRYISGLIEVVSVRQKEPLGLGHAVKVTEPVVRGEPFVVVLGDDLVDATVPCVFQMLKVFEEFQQSIVAVQKVPFDETHRYGIIEGEKVAEGIYKVQRLIEKPAPGTSRSDLAIIGRYVLRPEVYGCLNRTLPGVGGEIQLTDALDCLRKEQGLYAYEFKGKRYDAGDKMGYLQATVSFALEHSDLGGRFKKYLKKLVADLDE, from the coding sequence ATGAAGGTCAGAAAGGCAGTGGTCCCGGTGGCAGGCCTTGGAACAAGATTTCTGCCTGCCACAAAGGCAATTCCAAAGGAGATGCTGACCGTAGTGGACCGGCCAACCATTCAGTACATTGTGGAAGAGATAGTTGCATCCGGCATAAAAGAGGTGGTTCTGGTAACTGCCTCCGGAAAATCAGCCATTGAAGACCATTTTGATTACTCCTTTGAGCTTGAGACTTTTTTGGCCCAGAAGGGTAAAATGGATCTTCTCAGGGAGGTTCGCTATATATCCGGTCTCATCGAGGTTGTCTCGGTCCGCCAGAAAGAACCTCTGGGCCTCGGACATGCTGTAAAGGTCACGGAGCCGGTAGTCCGCGGTGAACCATTCGTAGTCGTACTCGGCGATGACCTGGTGGATGCAACGGTCCCGTGCGTCTTTCAAATGCTAAAGGTCTTCGAAGAATTCCAGCAATCCATTGTCGCCGTGCAAAAGGTCCCCTTTGATGAAACTCACAGATACGGGATAATAGAGGGTGAAAAAGTGGCGGAAGGGATCTACAAAGTACAGAGGCTCATTGAAAAGCCTGCGCCCGGTACCTCCAGGTCCGACCTTGCCATAATCGGCCGGTATGTATTAAGGCCCGAGGTATATGGTTGCCTGAACAGGACCCTTCCCGGGGTGGGCGGTGAAATACAGCTGACAGATGCCCTTGACTGTCTCCGAAAAGAACAGGGACTATATGCTTATGAGTTTAAGGGCAAGAGATATGACGCGGGAGACAAGATGGGATACCTCCAGGCTACTGTGAGCTTTGCACTTGAACATTCGGATCTGGGCGGACGATTTAAAAAATACCTGAAGAAGCTGGTCGCTGATCTGGATGAGTGA
- a CDS encoding type IV pili twitching motility protein PilT, with product MAKIDAFFKLLHEQRASDLHMVSGSPPVFRVRGSLKRIKYKVLENDELKAMLYEIAPEYKIKVFEETGDVDFGYEIPGLARYRANFFMQKNGIGAVFREIPSKIMTSEQLGLPDVMTKLAMLPRGLILVTGPTGSGKSTTLAAIIDHANRNRNDHIITIEDPIEFVHESKRCLVNHREVGSHTKSFSAALRGALREDPDIIMVGEMRDLETISLAIEAAMTGHLVMATLHTISAAMTVDRVIEIFPAHQQAQIRSTLSDALRAVISQTIFKRIDIKGRCVAFEILIATPAVRNLIRERKTYQLQSAMQTGKKFGMSTLDDAIMGLMQNNWIDPDEAYNKCVDKEKFRPFARSAPADFTEVG from the coding sequence ATGGCCAAGATAGATGCTTTTTTCAAATTGCTGCATGAACAAAGGGCATCGGACCTCCATATGGTATCGGGTTCTCCTCCGGTATTTCGAGTCAGGGGCAGCCTGAAACGCATAAAATACAAAGTCCTTGAAAATGATGAATTAAAGGCGATGCTCTATGAAATCGCCCCTGAGTATAAAATCAAGGTCTTTGAAGAAACCGGGGATGTGGACTTTGGATATGAAATCCCGGGTCTTGCCAGATACAGGGCCAACTTTTTCATGCAGAAAAATGGCATCGGTGCCGTATTCAGGGAGATTCCCAGTAAAATTATGACTTCGGAACAACTGGGACTCCCTGATGTCATGACCAAGCTGGCCATGCTGCCCAGGGGTCTTATTCTGGTTACAGGGCCGACCGGAAGCGGGAAATCCACCACCCTGGCTGCGATTATAGATCATGCAAACCGCAATCGTAATGATCACATCATCACCATAGAGGACCCTATAGAGTTTGTGCATGAAAGCAAAAGGTGTCTTGTCAATCACAGGGAAGTGGGCTCCCATACCAAATCCTTCAGTGCGGCTCTGAGAGGGGCCCTCCGTGAGGACCCGGACATAATTATGGTAGGTGAAATGAGAGATCTGGAAACGATTTCTCTGGCTATCGAGGCGGCGATGACAGGTCACCTGGTTATGGCTACCCTGCATACTATCAGTGCAGCAATGACGGTTGACAGGGTTATCGAGATTTTTCCAGCTCACCAGCAGGCCCAGATCCGTTCGACCCTTTCTGATGCCCTGAGGGCCGTAATATCGCAAACAATATTCAAGAGGATTGATATAAAAGGGAGATGTGTTGCCTTTGAGATCTTGATTGCCACTCCGGCTGTCAGAAATCTTATACGTGAGAGAAAGACCTACCAGCTCCAGTCAGCTATGCAGACAGGCAAGAAATTCGGCATGAGCACCCTGGACGATGCCATAATGGGACTGATGCAAAATAATTGGATAGACCCGGACGAGGCCTATAACAAGTGTGTTGATAAGGAGAAGTTTAGGCCATTCGCCAGAAGTGCGCCTGCCGACTTCACAGAGGTTGGTTGA
- a CDS encoding GxxExxY protein, protein MARGKETHQFEELSSRIIGAAIEVHRELGPGFLEGIYEEALKIELSEQSMHYDSQKEIKIEYLGVEIGVHRLDLLVEKKIIVELKAVKELTDIHFAQLRSYLKAAGLRVGLLLNFAKPTLEIRRVVN, encoded by the coding sequence TTGGCGAGGGGAAAAGAAACGCATCAGTTTGAAGAGTTAAGCAGCAGGATAATAGGAGCTGCGATCGAGGTTCACAGGGAACTTGGTCCAGGATTTTTGGAAGGCATCTATGAGGAAGCACTGAAGATTGAATTGTCTGAACAGAGCATGCACTATGATTCTCAAAAAGAGATAAAGATAGAATATCTTGGTGTAGAAATTGGCGTGCATCGGCTTGACTTACTTGTTGAAAAGAAAATTATTGTAGAATTGAAGGCCGTGAAAGAGCTAACAGATATCCATTTTGCCCAACTCAGGTCATATCTCAAAGCAGCGGGTCTAAGGGTGGGCTTATTGCTGAATTTTGCCAAACCCACTCTGGAGATAAGGCGGGTTGTCAACTGA